A segment of the Lycium ferocissimum isolate CSIRO_LF1 chromosome 10, AGI_CSIRO_Lferr_CH_V1, whole genome shotgun sequence genome:
ACAGAAAGATGGAATCTTTAagagtaaataattttttaatcgCAGTATCATTGTCATCCAAAAGGTCATTTTTAAAGGGATAAGACACCATTACCCCGAACTATACCCGacttgctacgacacacctacCTTTCCCTGCCCTATCCCCCAAACTTTATCGCCGACGTGCTAACGAGATCCTtagagagtgagaaacataaaaaagtttttaaaacttaattttttttttttcttaaaaaaaatcgattttcttaaaaatttgaaaataaatctagtcttccacatttagttttaagaaacgggttttccacatgttaagaaaataattaattttttcaaaattttataaaaattcagtttttttcacattttggcaagaaaaacatttttccgcattttatttgaaaaataaaagtgtcctaagaaaatgaaatcaagattttgtaagacattttaaaaaaataatcaagttttccatatttttaacaaatccatttttccttatttaaaaaaaaaaaaatcattttttccttttttttctttttcaaaaacggttttttaaaaaaaaacaaattttcaatttttttttttaaaaagggttttaaaaatttttttaaaagaaaattcagttctttaatccatgtttttagtttttttttttaaatgggtttaaaaaaaatcaaattttcaaattaaaaaaaaaaaagacggttttaaaactcatttttttttaatgaaaattcagcttttttatttttattttaaaaaaaattgacacgtaagtcaaaaaaattaaaaaaaataaataaataaatacacgtgcggcaaggagagtgtatgtcactctcccatatgagagtgggcatcAATTGTTTTTTAGTAATTATTCCGCTTTAAATAAGCTTTTATTTTTCAGCAACGATGGCGCGCGTGTATAGAAATTCGTGTGGGTAACCATCCCCATTTTAAAAGGTCATTATTGGCTTCTAATATTGTATCTTTTATCCCCGAATCCTTATCGAGTTATCGTACTACCACCCTAGAGAAATTTTGAAGAAGAGAaatatttcttatattattaattattactccctccggattaaaaaaagagtcaacttagcctttttttcttggatcaaaaaaagagtccacttagcaaatcaagaaagaattaactttatttttccatatttgcccatattaagtgttatatgatcacatctcaatgcctatttaattaggagtagtttagtcaaattacttatttttatctaggagttagtattttcttaaggggtgtgcaaatggctaagtgaactctttttttttatccggagggagtagtaaacTATTTCAGATCTTGACCAATGAATCAATTACTTTtagataaacaaaaaaaaagtctgCTTCCAGGTTCCAGCTTCAAGAAATTCTgttaaactaaaagaaaaattgaatctttGTGACAAGCAACAAAATAACGAGATAATTACTTAGATCATTTCAAGTTATAGAAATAACGCAATaaagttatttttatatttctatAACAATAAAGTCTATCAATATCGTGCCCATTATTCTTGAAAGTAACTCTAGCTGGAAACCCTCCTTTCACTCACCGGAAAGATGATGCAAACTTTTCCCTCGTTACCTAAATAAATttcataccaaattaataatatttactCGATAAATGTTTCTTCGCCAAATAATATTCCTATTCGTCTTTTTCGCCACGTAAAGTATTCTCTCACTTACCTAATAAATGTTTTTTTGGAAACTTGGTGCTTGTTTTTCATGGTCAATTGATTATTTTGTCTAACCAGGTACCAAAATCCTTTTTGACCCTTCATAAAATCAATTTTGCACTTGTGATTTGTATCTTTTAATGGGTTAAAGTTAAAACTTATTGAGAAAAGAGCGAATTGGGTGAatgcagaggcggatccagaatttagATTATGTGGGTTCAATCTTAAGAATTTTAGTATTGAactcattatattttaaaagttatgagttcatatctactatatatacaattttaataattttttacacataaatttatactccTTGTCGAAAGttgggggttcaattgaactccCACTTCAGAGGCTAGATCCGCCCCTGGGTGAATGAGAGAATTCCCCAATGAAGGGGATAATATGTTATGGAAAGAAAGGCAAACTGAATCCCATGTTCATATACTGCATCCCATGTTCATATGCCCATTTGAGATTTTAGAGCGAATTGTGAAAGTAGCTTAGAGACTAGTCCATGTTAATAacttggtgaaaaaaaaaaaagttttcaagTGAATCTTATAATTAGCTTAACACaaatttatttaagaaataaaggtaTATTTTACAGAATTTAGTATGTTCAATGACAATCATAGAATTTGAAAGTTAAGTAGGTAATGACTAATGCCATGTATTTTTTTCGGTTAGGGAAAGGTGGTTTCTGGCTAGAATTACTTTTTGGGATAATTGGCACAATGTTAATGCATTTATTGTTAgaagaaaatacaaaaataactttatcacattatttccataacatGAACAACCAATTAAGTAATTAACACCAGACTAAATTGTGTGTTCTAATGTTATTCATTAGGTCTCGAAACCATTAGTTACTTTGCACAAAGAAGAATAACTTGTGTGTTCTAAtgtttttcattaattactattttgacgAACAAAGCcaaatacattgacaatccCTTAAATTTGCAAGTAATTTTTTGTAGACATTCGAAATATGACTTGTTTCAATTGATCACctgaacatatgataaagtgttcCTATTAGACACTTTCGGCTCAAATTTTAGAAAAACATTTGCGCGGGTCCTGAAGCGCCCATTATGCATAGTAATGGAGGTCATGATATATTATAACTGATTAACTGATCTACATAATAGGCACTTGAGAACACACGCAtaaactttttcaaattttttgtcGCATGTGTCTAATAGGAACACTTTATTATGTGTTCAAGTGCTCAATAAGAATATATCATAGTTCGAGTATCTAAACAAAATCTAGTGACAAATTTATGGGCTATCGATGTACTCGACCAAACAAATAATATGCCCCTTCATGATCTCATTGTGAAAAAAACtcaaattaaatatgtatatggCAATGAAAATAGAAATTCGGTTCAATACACAGAGAAGATGGTACAGATTGGAATCTTCTTTTAGGAAAATGTGCGATGTTGTGTAAAGAAGCAAGCAAAATTTTATGGTGAGAAGATACTTCATGTCTTCTCACGTTACTATGTCCAACATATGTGTGACATGGTCATGGGAATTCGATCACCAATAGACCACTTGCTCTACTAACGGTCAGGGAagagaacttatatatataatactattGAGGATAAATATTAGATGTGTCTCTGTTTGTGTATTGACGTATACTTAAATCTATAAAAATAGTTATATAATTTTACGTACATGTACTTCACACATCAGCCTAATGTGGAGCTTTTGGAGGGGAATTGTCCCTCTACTACCACCAATCCCCATTGCTTTAGTTATTCTTACACGGGTCATTGGCAGAATGCCCAATTTTAAGACACCGGGCATTATTATCTTAATACAAACGCCAACAAAAATTTTAATGATAATCGGTAATATCACATTTCGACCGGCCACTAATAAGCATAAAGAAATAcgaaaatacaagtatataggtcaaatatgtgtaataaataaaatttaacatagtgtagaaatgaaagagATAGCTCGGTGGCTAAGGTCGTGCAACATATGGTGACATTTTCGAATCCGGGGCGAGCTCATTTAATGCttattgttttcctaaaaataggcccaaaaaaataattaaaagtgacaTTTGGGTTCGATCCGGGGTGACATGCAAGAGAAGCAGTGGTTCCAACCAACGTGCCCCAAAGACACTTTCGTTTGTTAGAGtgcacaattaaatatatattaatttatcaaagtatatacacacatatatacataattttttccgAAGGGTGGGAGTGCACGTGCCCTCCCAACCTACCATGTAGGTCCGCCTCTGGTCATTTGGTGCACAGGATAAGGTGAAATTTCTTAAGATTAAATCTGGATTAAATTTTCATTGTATTGGTCGAAGATATAAATCTATCCCTTAATCCTGAATATCCCACGTTATTCCATCAAACtcggattattttatcccacctcaCAGGTGAGATAAATTAGTTAAAAAATTATATGCCTTTTGGTaaacattttttaatttattcatGTTTGATTGatctaaatattttgaaaaatattcttTTGGAAAATAAACTTAAAAATTAAGAACTGATTTCTCTgtgagaatttggaaaacaagtttcataaTTAATATTGTACCCGCTTCCTACAACCCCATCCCAATAACTCTCCCCGGTCATCATGCATTCCCCCCCAACCTCCGTAGTgtttgattaaattttatacaaaatGCTATtgagataatatttttatttatttaccaacacaaaaaattagcaaaaactcaataatttttggaaattgtttcgtgttaaaatatttttagttcataccaaacacacccttggTATTACTACTAAATAAGTCGTTACCAATTTTAAATTGAACACCGTTACCTGTCAGCTGAATGCTTATCCAACAAAATGATGTCTACTTCTAGCAAAATGATTGTGGTCCTTCTGAAATCTTCACTTACATTTTTAGTTCAGCAAAACGCCTACTAAGTTGAatatctcccccccccccccccgcccacgtgataatttcttaaaaattatcACGTGACTGCTACTCCTTCAGTCccattttatgtgatatagtttaactgatcacggagtttaagaaattaaGCAAtactttgaaacttgtggtcggAAACAATCCTtagatatatatgtggttgtaaatcatttcattaagagtaaaaggGGATGATTtaagtaaaattatttttaaatatagaaatatatcattctttttaggacagactaaaaaagaaagcgtatcatataaattgagacaaaaggagtatttaataaaatatattttaattttaatttttcacttAATCATGATAAAGTATACTTTGTGTATGCACTGAAACACGTTAACATACATCAAAAGGTTGTTCGATCTTTTGGCAGCTTTCGCATTAGCAATTATCAGATCTGAATCTTAGTAAAAAAATTTACTgcattttcaaattaaatttcTTAGCTTTGTAACCAGATTAAGAAAAGGGGTTAAAAATTAGGGATAAGGCATCATTACCCCCCTAAGAAGTACGTTTTTCACACCCTTTACCTAATGTTTGGTCCTATCACCCCCTAAACTATTTAAAACCGTAATATTTTACCCCCTAAATGCtgatgtggcaaggagagtgtgtttcactctctttgagaggagaaacataaaaaagctgaaaaaacttaattttttcttaaaaatttgtattttcttaaaatatgaatataaatatagtttttcacattttaaaaaaataattaatttttttcaaaattttataaaaaatcagtttttttttcaaattttgacaagaaaaaacactttttccggattttttttgaaaaataaaagtgtcctaagaaaatgaaatcatgaaaatcaaggtcttttaagacattttaaaaaaaataatcaagctttccatattattaacaaatccatttttccatattttaaagaaaaatcagttttttaattcgcattttcagtttttttttttttttaaacgggttttaaaaatgaattttttaaaagaaaaatgagttttttaattcgacttttcagttttttttttttttaaaaacaggtttaaaaataaattttttaaaagaaaaattagttttttaattcgcgttttcagtttttttttttttaaaaaaaacgggttttaaaaataaattttttaaaagaaaaatcattttttaaattctcgttttcagtttttttttttttgtttttaaaacaggttttaaaaataaattttttaaaagaaaaatcagttttttaattcactttttttttatttttaaaaacgggttttaaaaataaattttgtaaaagaaaaatcaattttttatttttttattcttaaaaattgacacgtagttttattaaaaaaataaaaataaatgcacaTGTGTGCAGGAGAgagtatgtcactctcccatacgAGAGTGGGCATCGGCGTTTAGGGTAAAATATTACGATTTTAAATAGTTTAAGGGGTGATAGGACCAAACATTAAGAAAAGGGTGTAGAAAAACGCTACTAGGTGAGGGGGTAATGATGCTTTTATCCCTAAAATTATGAATGACTTGTATTTTCTCTGTTACTTCAGTCACCAATATTACAATTTAAACATTAAGATCAGAACAATTTTTTAATTAGATGTCCCCAAAGGGACTAAGATCAAACATTGATAGAGATTAGAAGGGTAGgattcaaatttaatttcccAAAGCTCATTtatttatagcctgtttggctaagcttttaaaattaacttattttgaatactgttttttcaaaagtacttttcaaaaaaatatttttggcaaaaaacaatttgtgtttggtcaatttattttaaaaacacttttgagcagcaattaatGTTTGGCCTAGCTTTTAAAAactgtttttatttttctcaaaagtgcgtTTGggcaaaagatattttttttaacttctgaaaaacattttctgcTACTCTTTGgaaacacttattttctccaaaaagcttggtcaaatatctcacttttttaaaataaacatttaTTGGAAATAATAaacatttttggaaaaaaaaaataagcttcCCCAAACAGACCGCAgtaattcaattaattttggTTTACCTTCACCCGCTTTTTAACTTGTGAGTGATACATCATGATGTCGTAATTAAGAAGCAAGACTAAACTGCAGTCGAAGCACAATAATGAAAATATCTTGGTTTACTTTCACCCACTACAGAACACCCATAATGCCTTAACACGAGGCTCCTGCCGCCCCACATATTAACCTCCCTTTTAATAAAGCacatatattttcataatttgaaCATAGTGCTCTTGCAATAGTTTTTGTAAAAGCATAAAGAAAATACTTAACTAAGTACTAATAttagaataattttttaaaagatttataGTGAAAATCCATAATAGGAatgaaaaatgaacaaaataaattttaaatagttACAAATAAATTTTAGAAGAAAACATAGTCGAATTTTAGTTTTATGTCTTTCTGATAAgaaaacttcatttttacacatcaaaaatctgaaaagatcattttcttctattccaTTGCAAGTGATGATAGAAAGTGATGATCATAAATACCACTTGGCAGTTGCTAGTGACACATAAAATGGCACAGATGAAATACTAATGAAATTTAGAAAGGCTAGCTCAAAAGAAGGGAGAAAAAGCCCTCATTCTCATTGATATACATATGGTAAACGACATTATATACAAGTTACAATTGTGGTTAAGTAAAACTTGAAAGCAATTACACTCAACCACCGGCTGCATTTTGCTTGCCGGGGTGGCGGCCTAAGAAAGACATATTCATACTTGGCGTAGTAAATTTACATTTACCAAACTGTTACTTCTTgtaaaaatctaaaaaagaCTTCAATTGTTAGTGTCACAAAAATTTCCCTCCATCTGATTTTGTACTGCTTTGATAGCAGCAACTCTAGCAGCAGTTGCAGCTCTATTTGCAGCCATCACTGCTTTTTTCACTTGTTCATCTACCCTCCTAAGCTTAATTGCATTCTCTGCTGCCTTTCTAGCAGCCTGCAAAGATCATAAAGAGGGATAAGacgttgacaattcaaacattatGAGCGGTATagcatcatatgcatatgcatcaGAGGAAGGTAAGTGTattaaatgaagaaataaatgcCAAGAAAACTGTTTTTCACCTGAACAGCTCGAAGGACAGCATCAGTAAGTGGGGGCGATGGAATTTTCAAATTGCCTGAGTCCCATTCCCCACACCTTGTGTCACCATTTCTAAATGTGTACATTCCGTAACCTTGCTTGCGCCCTTCGTGCCATGACCCTTCATAGCAATGGCCGTTGGCAAAGTGATACACACCGAAACCATGAATCTTGTCTCCAAAATATTCACCAGCATACCGATCCCCGTTCCTACAAAACAGTCGCAAGATTCATCAGCTCAAGGGATCTGTGTTTGCAACTTAGCATAGCCTTATTATCCATCCAATACAGAGCACAACATAGTAGATGACAAGACAAAATcatgaagtactccctctgttccaatttatgtgactttCATTTTTCAAGATTCAAATTAGGTAAACTTAgcccaatatttaaaaatgcatttttttcATATCATATTGATATGAAAAGAATTGCTACTTATAGCACTTTTCAAATAGTTTTTGAGTATCTAAACTTcagttttaaaatattaaattgatctaattcaatttagcttcaaagattAATCAAATCGACTCTCACGAAgcaaaaagtatcacataaatttggCAGAGGACGTAGCATTTCAGGAAAGGGGCAAACTGGTCAGTTTCTTCCATTTCTCTTGAAGCTTCCTGCCTCAACAAATTGTCTGCCCgatataacacattttctaGTTGAGTGCAAGAATTGGGTTGCTCTTGTTAGCCAACAACATTACTGATAGTGGTAAACCAATCAAGGACAAAATACAATAACATACGGTGGGTGCATTCATCCTACAAAACTTTTTCTCCTGATCCATCActaacaaacaacaacaaacagTATCCCAGAATAGTaagcaaccaaaaaaaaaaaaaaaaaagcatccaACAATTACAGCTAGCATCAGCCATATCACAAATCACAGAACCTAAAAAACGTAAAAAACCTTCAAACAAGAtgtaaattttaaagatttcaagaaattaaaagttgttttttttttccttacctGAAATGGTAACACCCAAGGCCATGTTTGACCGCACATTTAAATTCACCAATGTAACAGCTACCATCAGAACAAGATTGAGAACCCATACCATGACTTTGACCATTACACCATTGACCAGCATATGTATCACCTGTATAGAACTTGTAAACACCATAACCATGTCTTAATCCCTGCCTATATTGCCCTCTATATTTACTACCTCTAGCCCAACTTTCTATCCCATAACCATCATATTTCCCATCAATCCAATCACCTTCATATCTTCCATTAACAAAATAATTGTAAACTCCACTTCCATTACACCTCCCTTTATGATACTCACCTTCATATATATCTCCATTACTATACACTTCAACTCCTTCCTTCACAACCCGGTTATCTTTCTCAGATTTCGGTTCTTTAATTGTTTCACCAATGAACCACTGTACAGGTTTAGAGTGGTTTCTTTGAAACCCGAATCTTTTCCCAtacaaattcaacaacacattGTACACTTGATGAATTGACTGCTTTTTCTTACCAGCAAAGAACAGTAAAACCGCTATGAAAATCAAAGCTAACAGTAAATTCTCTGATGTGGGTATATTGTCCCTGTTAAAGAAAACGAAAAGGGTGTACATAGAAACAACTGAAAATATCAGAACCGGAGCAACCCGGACCGGAACCGGTCGGAAAAAAGAACCACGATGAACCGGTGTTGAACCCGGTTTATGTGGTTTTTGCTCTTCAATATCCGGTTCTTGGTC
Coding sequences within it:
- the LOC132034172 gene encoding uncharacterized protein LOC132034172, which codes for MDGQKSQAKLTRTQSSLLRSSPTIRSSIHSFSSINEFGVDQEPDIEEQKPHKPGSTPVHRGSFFRPVPVRVAPVLIFSVVSMYTLFVFFNRDNIPTSENLLLALIFIAVLLFFAGKKKQSIHQVYNVLLNLYGKRFGFQRNHSKPVQWFIGETIKEPKSEKDNRVVKEGVEVYSNGDIYEGEYHKGRCNGSGVYNYFVNGRYEGDWIDGKYDGYGIESWARGSKYRGQYRQGLRHGYGVYKFYTGDTYAGQWCNGQSHGMGSQSCSDGSCYIGEFKCAVKHGLGCYHFRNGDRYAGEYFGDKIHGFGVYHFANGHCYEGSWHEGRKQGYGMYTFRNGDTRCGEWDSGNLKIPSPPLTDAVLRAVQAARKAAENAIKLRRVDEQVKKAVMAANRAATAARVAAIKAVQNQMEGNFCDTNN